In Danio aesculapii chromosome 12, fDanAes4.1, whole genome shotgun sequence, the sequence aagagAAGCGTTTTTTGCCATGTAGAAATAAAGAACAGAATtgaataaagttttaaataaataaataatttataataatatgtttagatatttttatataccttataatatattttttatattttcatttgaataaataatcaaataaactacttatttaattttatataatttgttattattttttattttaatattttaatattttcattttaatcatAATATAGGCTAGGCTAATATAATCgtactttatttatgtattttaatttatttcgtactttattttataattttttatttaaatcatttttattatgattCATATTTGAATCATGATACTCAAATAAAGCTGTTTTGACCCAGTCTGCAGTGTAAAAAGCGCTCGAGAACTAAAGACGAGCTGAATGAAAGTGTGTGAAGTGTGTCCAATCTGAGCTCCAGACATCCTGAATCCACATCTGCAGTCAGATCTCCTACTGCAGCCGATGTGGATTCGCCTCTGTGGGCCAGACATCTCACACAAACCCCCGGGAAAACACCAATCCACATCGGCTTGAGCTCTGCTTCACACCGCGCTGATGAGATTAAAGCTCCAGCTGGAGGTGTCGAGCGCCGTTTCGAGCTCGTGTTTACTCTGAGCGGATTAGCGGAGAGATTTGTCAGCGTATATCTAATATCAGATCGATACCACGTGATCACACTTTTTGTTTATGACACCTTTAGCTAATTGATTGCAGATACTAATATTTGAACGTATTTACATGCTAGAGAGAGAgatagtgagagagagagattataaatgtaatataattaatcATGTTTCAACTTGTGGAGAGACTTATTAGCGCATATTAAATATCGATACCACGTGACTTTTCATAACACTTTTTTTCAACTAATTGATTGTAGATACTAATATATGATGTAGATAATCTTATTAtgtgagagtgagagtgagagttTATAAAATCAAAGGACTTCTATTGATATTTCATATATTAGGATTATTTTtatgacttttaatttgccatAAAAAAAGGTTTATGATGAGTGTTTTAGCGGGTTTCAGCTTAATTTTACAGttgttttaaattagtttaatgtaattatacattaatattactactcccaataataactaataataatattaatttattatttgcttttagAAAAAGAATTATAATTGCAAGtgtaatgattatttattttactcttaTTTATTAGAATGCaacaataaaaattttatttattataattttagaaaaTTTAGAGTTTATAAAATCaaagatttataataaataaacatatagacTAAcaacatatttgtatttattataatttaatagagagagagagtttataaaatcatacttttattaatatttcatatttgattACATTTTGTATGGCTTTTATTTTGCCATAAAAAACtttcagcttttatttttgccataaaaaactttcagtttttattttgccataaaaaaccctttggcttttatttttccataaaaaacttttggcttttattttgccATAAAGAAACTTTCAGCTTTTATTTTCCACCCAAAAaactttcagtttttattttgccataaaaaaccttttggcttttattttgcaataaaaaaacttttggcttttatttttccataaaaaacttttggcttttattttgccataaaaaaacttttggcttttattttgccataaaaaaacttttggcttttattttgccataaaaaaaaatttggcttttattttgcaataaataaaacttttggcttttattttgccatttaaaaaaaccTTTGGCTTTTATTTGGCAATAAAAAacttttggcttttattttgccATTAAAAAAACCTTTGGCTTTTATTTGGCAATAAAAAacttttggcttttattttgccattaaaaaaacctttggcttttattttgccataaaatatttattcttttttttgccataaaaataGCTATATGATAAGTCATCAGTCATAACCTTTTGGACTAGGTTAATCATGTTTCAACTTGTAGTTTTAAATCAGTATAATGTATGGCAATAACCTAAAATACAGtagttgttaaaaataaataaataaataaataaataaataaattagtaatgaATTAAATAGCTAACtatacaaacacatgcatacCTACATAAATAGTTAGACTgtacaaacaaatattaataataactaatagtATGAATCGGGAGCAATGGGGCTGAAGTGAGCATGTTTGAGGTTGAGTTGTGCAGCTGAAGCAGGACAGCAGGTCTATTAAACACAGCAGAGACACTCATTAGAGGAACCACAGCTATTAGTTTGAATGTAAATGTACAGAGCCAATACACTTCAGTGGACGAGGAGgatcaaagtgtgtgtgttcagctgcaCAAACCAGCTCATTACTGTCagctctctttgtgtgtgtgtgtgtgtgtatcagtatgTGTGTCAGTGAGTCGGTCAGTGTGTAAGCATGAGTGAGCGTGTGTCAGCGAGTGTGAATGTGTATgcgtgagtatgtgtgtgtgtctgttcgtTTGACATATAAAtatgatcaaataaaatgtacacatttacatttagtcatttagcaggcaCTTTTGTTCAAAGCAATTCAACATGAACAGGCAATACAGATtagattacacacactcacataattACATTTTCTAATTCACACaatcacattttttgtttgttcacataatcaaattattttgtttgtttaccaaacatagtttttttgttcacataatcacgtttttttggtcacatagtaacgtttttgtgtttacataatcacattttgtttggtcacatagtaacgtttttgtgttcacataatcacatttttgatCGGTCACATAGTAACGCTTTTGTGTTCACATAATCACATTTTAGTTCGGTCACATAGTAACATTTTTGTGttcacataatcacatttttgttctGTCACGTAGTAACATTTTTGTGttcacataatcacatttttgttcCGCCACGTAGTAACGTTTTTGTGttcacataatcacatttttgttctGTCACGTAGTAACGTTTTTGTGttcacataatcacatttttgttagtttacataatcacatttttgtttggtCACATAGTAACGCTTTTTTGttcacataatcacatttttgtttggCCACATAGTAACATTTTTGTGttcacataatcacatttttgttctGTCACGTAGTAACGTTTTTGTGttcacataatcacatttttgttctGTCACGTAGTAACGTTTTTGTGttcacataatcacatttttgtttggtcacatagtaacgtttttgtgttcacataatcacatttttgtctGGTCACATAGTAACGCTTTTTTTGttcacataatcacatttttgttagtttacataatcacatttttgtttggtcacatagtaacgtttttgtgttcacataatcacatttttgtctGGTCACATAGTAACGCTTTTTTTGttcacataatcacatttttgttagtttacataatcacatttttgtttggtCACATAGTAACATTTTTGTGttcacataatcacatttttgtttggtCACAGAGTAACGTTTTTTTGttcacataatcacatttttgttagTTTACATAATCACGTTTTTGTTTGGTCACATAGTAACGTTTTTGTGttcacataatcacatttttgtttggtcacatagtaacgtttttgtgttcacataatcacatttttgtttggtcacataataacgtttttgtgttcacaatcacatttttgttagtttacataatcacatttttgtttggtCACATAATAACGTTTTTTGTTCACAATCACATTTTTGTTAGTttacataatcacatttttgtttggtcacatagtaacgtttttgtgttcacataatcacatttttgtttggtcacataataacgtttttgtgttcacataattacatttttgttagtttacataatcacatttttgtttggtCACATAGTAACATTTTTGTTCACAATCACATTTTTGTTAGTttacataatcacatttttgtttggtCACATAATAACGTTTTTTGTTCACAATCACATTTTTGTTAGTttacataatcacatttttgtttggtCACATAGTAACGTTTTTTTGttcacataatcacatttttgttagtttacataatcacatttttgtttggtcacatagtaacgtttttgtgttcacataatcacatttttgtttggtCACAGAGTAACGTTTTTTTGttcacataatcacatttttgttagtttacataatcacatttttgtctGGTCACAGAGTAACGTTTTTGTGTTcacataattacatttttgttagtttacataatcacatttttgtttggtcacataataacgtttttgtgttcacataatcacatttttgttagTTTACATATTCACATTTTTGTTAGttcacataatcacatttttgttagTTTACATAATCAAATTTTTGTTTGGTCACATAGTAACATTTTTGTGttcacataatcacatttttgtctGGTCACATAGTAACGTTTTTTTGttcacataatcacatttttgttagtttacataatcacatttttgtttggtCACATAGTAACTTTTTGTGttcacataatcacatttttgtttggtcacatagtaacgtttttgtgttcacataatcacatttttgtttggtCACATAATAACGTTTTTGAGttcacataatcacatttttgtttggtcacatggtaacgtttttgtgttcacataatcacatttttgtttggtCACAGAGTAACGTTTTTGTGttcacataatcacatttttgtttggtCACAGAGTAACGTTTTTTTGttcacataatcacatttttgtttggtcacatggtaacgtttttgtgttcacataatcacatttttgtttggtCACAGAGTAACGTTTTTGTGttcacataatcacatttttgtttggtCACAGAGTAACGTTTTTTTGttcacataatcacatttttgttagtttacataatcacatttttgtttggtCACAGAGTAACGTTTTTGTGttcacataatcacatttttgtttggtcacatagtaacgtttttgtgttcacataatcacatttttgtctGGTCACAGAGTAACgtttttgtgtttacataatcacatttttgtttggtCATATAATAACGTTTTTGTGTTCACATCACATTTTTGTTTGGTCACATAATAACGTTTTTTGttcacataatcacatttttgttagTTTACATAATCAAATTTTTGTTTGGTCACATAGTAACATTTTTGTGttcacataatcacatttttgtctGGTCACATAGTAACGTTTTTTTGttcacataatcacatttttgttagtttacataatcacatttttgtttggtCACATAGTAACTTTTTGTGttcacataatcacatttttgtttggtcacatagtaacgtttttgtgttcacataatcaaatttttgtttggtcacatagtaacgtttttgtgttcacataatcacatttttgtttggtCACATAATAACGTTTTTGAGttcacataatcacatttttgtttggtcacatggtaacgtttttgtgttcacataatcacatttttgtttggtcacatagtaacgtttttgtgttcacataatcacatttttgtttggtCACAGAGTAACGTTTTTTTGttcacataatcacatttttgttagtttacataatcacatttttgtctGGTCACAGAGTAACGTTTTTGTGttcacataatcacatttttgtttggtcacatagtaacgtttttgtgttcacataatcacatttttgtctGGTCACAGAGTAACgtttttgtgtttacataatcacatttttgtttggtCATATAATAACGTTTTTGTGTTCACATCACATTTTTGTTTGGTCACATAATAACGTTTTTTGttcacataatcacatttttgttagtttacataatcacatttttgtttggtCACATAGTAACTTTTTGTGttcacataatcacatttttgtttggtcacatagtaacgtttttgtgttcacataatcacatttttgtttggtCACATGGTAACTTTTTGTGttcacataatcacatttttgtttggtCACATAGTAACGTTTTTGAGttcacataatcacatttttgtttggtcacatggtaacgtttttgtgttcacataatcacatttttgtttggtcacatagtaacgtttttgtgttcacataatcacatttttgtttggtCACATAGTAACATTTTTTGTCCACATAATCACATGTTTTTGTTTGGTCACATAGTAACATTTTTGTGttcacataatcacatttttgtttggtCACATAATAACGTTTTTGAGttcacataatcacatttttgtttggtcacatggtaacgtttttgtgttcacataatcacatttttgtttggtcacatagtaacgtttttgtgttcacataatcacatttttgtttggtcacataatcacattgttttgcttgtttgcaTAATCATGTTTTTTCAGTTCACATAATAAcctttttgattcatttttctGTCTTCTCAGATGTGCACAATAATGACAACCACTACGTGGCAATCTTTGACCTGTCTCCTGTTCTGTCGGAACGTCAGATCCAGGCGGCGGAGCTGCGGATCCGCGTCCCCAGAGACCTGCACCCCGATGGGCTGACATTGGAGCTCCAGCACCAGCAGGGGGTGCCTTGCCCTCGTCACCAGCCCTGCCCAGAGAGCCAGTCTCTGGGCCTTTTGCCAGAGGAGTCCCTACTGAGCGTAACGCAGCACTGGAGAGTGTATAACATCACGTACCTGCTTCTGCACTGGCCCAGGCCCCGAGTGCCCCCCGGTAGCCGTATGAAGTCCAGGAGACCAGCAGGGGTCCCTGGGAGACAGGAGATCCAAAGCAGTCCCCGGCGGCCAGCAGTGGCCCCTAGGGGACAAGATATCCAGAGTGAGCCTAGGAGACCAGCGGCAGGCCCTGGGGGACAGGAGCTCCAGAGAAGGCCCAGGAGACCAGCAGCAGCGCCTGGGGGACAGGAGCTCCAGAGCAGGCCCCAGAGACTAGCAGCAGGCTCTGGGGGACAGAAGATCCAGAATGGCCCCCAGAGACCAGCAGCAGCCCCTAAGGGACAGGAGCTCCAAAGCGGGCCCCGCAGACCAGCGACAGCCCCTAGGGGACAGGAGCTCCAGAGTGGGACCCAGAGACCAGTAGGGGCCCCTAGGGCACAGGAGATCCAGAGTGGGCCTTGGTTGCCAGCAGCAACCCCTGGTGGACAGGAGCTCCAGAATGGCCCCCGGAGACACAGAGCCATATTGCTGCTGTTTTCAGAGCAGCAGGATGGGGCCAGTCTCCTGCACACCGCCGGGGCCTCGAAGTTTCTGTTTTCTGGACATAAGAAAGAAGTGCGGCGTGGACGGGCCCTTAGGAGCCGCAGGGGCCGCCGGGGGCCACCTGTCAGGAGCCCGGAGCTGCAGAGAACATCACTGCACAAGAGCAGCACCTGCAGGAGGGTGGACATGCATGTGGATTTTAACCAGATAGGATGGGGCTCCTGGATCGTGTTCCCTAAGAAGTATAATGCATACCGCTGTGAGGGGACCTGCCCGAATCCACTGGGGGAAGAGCTGCGGCCCACCAACCATGCATACATGCAGGTACTCTCAACAGTATATGTGTAGCTATAACTATAAATACATGGATATATGTGTgaatgttaattatttaaaagaaatctggcttacaataaaatataacttaattagcatttttaaaaatgatttaacatGGTTTAAaactaaatacagttgaagtcagaattattagcccccctgtttattttttttcccaatttctgtttaacagagagaagatttcttcaacacatttctaatcataatagtgttaataactcatctctaataactgatttattttctctttgtcatgatgacagtaaataatattagactagatattcttcaagacacttctattcagcttaaagtgacatttaaaggcttaactaggttaattagggtaaagttagggtaattaggcaagttattgtataacagtggtttgttctggagactattgaaaaaaatacagcttaaggggctaataatattgaccttaaaatggtgtttaaaaattaaaactgcttttattctagccgaaataaaacaaataagactttctccagaagaaaaaatattatcagacatactgtgaacatttccttgctctgttaaacatcatttgggaaataattaaaaaagaaaaagaaattcaaaggggggcgaataattctgacttcaactgtataaattttATAAAGTATTGAAAAATATTTGTAATCACAAAACAATATGTAGATaagtatataaatatgaataatttgaaataaaatttgctttataaatatatattaattagcatttttaatttaatttaacctgaagttaaaaaaataaaaataaaaatattacaactaaacataaataaatatagaaatattatataaatgtaatttgaaATAAAACTGTACAACTAAAACTAATGCAAGGTTTTATTACTATGATCTTATATAATTTATAGATGTGCataaattgataaaataaaaaataatattaaaataaattcattcattctccttcggcttagtcacttattcatcagggttcgtcacagtggaatgacccaccaactattccagcatatgctttacactgcagatgcccttccagccgcaacccagtactgggaaacactcatacatacacacacacactcatacactacagccaatttagttgatcagttcccctatagcgtatgtctttggactgtgggggaaaccggagcacccggaggaaacccacaccaacacagggagaacattcaaactccacacagaaacaccaactgacccagccgggactcgaaccagcgaccttcttgctgccaGGTGCTAACTGTGCCAccctaaaataaattttttaattactaaaataaccaatttgcaataaataaatgacatgaaATGCCCTGCAAAGCATTGATTTTTCTCCTGAAGTAAATGAAAAGTTAATGTGAAACTGGACTGAAATGTtgaattggtgtgtgtgtgtgtgtgtttgtgctgcagaGTTTGCTGAAATATCATCACCCCAGTCGTGTTCCCGCGTCCTGCTGCGCTCCGACCCGCACCAGCGCTCTCAGTATGCTGTACTACGAGAACGGAGAGATGATCCTGAGACACCACGAGGACATGCAGGTGGAGGAGTGCGGATGcctgtgacacacacacagatgtacagagacacacacacacacacacacacacactcacacgtctGCAGTTATGAAGCACCGCAGGAACACTTGAGCACTGTCTGTATTATCAgttagaaaatgtaaatatttattgtaaataatgcataaataaaggtttgatatttctgtaaatataatatatgaattTTTGTATGACGAATGGAGATCTGATTATTAGATTGGAGATATTTTTgctaatagaaataaaaaaaatgttcgcCTGAAGTTCTTTAATATATTGTACTGTCTGTCTGTTCTGTCGATCTGTTTTTACCCTCACAAAGTttaccaacatttttaaaatccatataagttcatttatttccatttttatgGTTTGATTAGttcattatttgacaaaaaaaaaatgaattaatgaatgaaagtaaaaggaTGTATACacgcactggccactttattaggtacacatgtccagATGATCgttaacgcaagtttctaatcagccaatcacatggcagcagctcaatgcatttaggcatgtagacatggtcaagacgatctgctgcagctcaaagcgagcatcagaatggggaagaaaggggatttaagggactttgaacgtggcatggttgttgctgccagacgggctgctctgagtatttcagaaactgctgatctactgggatttcacgcacaaccatctctagggtttacagagaatagtccgacaaagaggaaatatccagtgagcggcagttctgtgggcgcaaatgccttgttgatgccagaggtcagaggagaatggccagactggttccagctgatagaaaggcaacagtaactcaaataagcactcgttacaaccgaggtctgcagaagagcatctctgaacacacaacacgtccaaccttgaggcggatgggctacagcagcagaagaccacaccgggtgccgctcctgtcagctaagaacaggaaactgaggctacaattcacacaggctcaccaaaactggacaatagaagattggagaaacgttgcctggtctgatgagtctccatttctgctgccacattcggatgctcggctcagaatttggcctcaacaacatgaaagcatggatccatcctgccttgtatcagcggttcaggctgctggtggtggtgtaatggtgtgggggatattttcttggcacactttgggtccattagtaccaattgagcatggtgtcaacaccacagcctacctgagtattgttgctcaccatgtccatccctttatgagcacagtgtctccatcttctgatggctacttccagcaggataacgcaccatgtcataaagctccaatcatctcagactggtttcttgaacatgacaatgagttcactgtactcaaatggccttcacagtcaccagagctcaatccaatagagcacctttgggatgtggtggaacgggagattggcatcatggatgtgcagccgacaaatctgcagcaactgtgtgatgctatcatgtcaatatggagcaaaatctctgaggaatatttccagtagcttgttgaatctctgacatgaaggattaaggcagttctgaaggcaaaagggggtccgacccggcactagtaaagtgtacctaataaagtggccagtgccAATATGCCTGTAGAATGTACACAAATCATGCTtaatgtgattgtttgttttacattaatttctgttacaattaagccactcAGGGTTGTGTTAAGGGCCATGGGAGggaaggccatataataagcagaGTTTACTGTAGAAAATACACCAACAAATCAGTGAGTCTCTGTGTGTTTGagagacatttttaaaacacttatGTTATTATGAGTTTACAAAAACTCCACTTGagaaatcaataaaaaatcatttaataatttgtgaGGGGCTGCACGGTGacatagtgggtagcacaatcgcctcacagcaagaagatcgctggttcgagcctcagctgggtcaatttgcttttc encodes:
- the ndr2 gene encoding nodal-related 2, which translates into the protein MHALGVARLACYCQLLLLGVFGKHTRYHHNNNSLRNMSHRMHLPTYMMHLYRHYKMNQTRIPAESLEHEHADTIKSIMSKNVHNNDNHYVAIFDLSPVLSERQIQAAELRIRVPRDLHPDGLTLELQHQQGVPCPRHQPCPESQSLGLLPEESLLSVTQHWRVYNITYLLLHWPRPRVPPGSRMKSRRPAGVPGRQEIQSSPRRPAVAPRGQDIQSEPRRPAAGPGGQELQRRPRRPAAAPGGQELQSRPQRLAAGSGGQKIQNGPQRPAAAPKGQELQSGPRRPATAPRGQELQSGTQRPVGAPRAQEIQSGPWLPAATPGGQELQNGPRRHRAILLLFSEQQDGASLLHTAGASKFLFSGHKKEVRRGRALRSRRGRRGPPVRSPELQRTSLHKSSTCRRVDMHVDFNQIGWGSWIVFPKKYNAYRCEGTCPNPLGEELRPTNHAYMQSLLKYHHPSRVPASCCAPTRTSALSMLYYENGEMILRHHEDMQVEECGCL